The nucleotide window TTGTGTCATAGTAGTGGGAAAAAAAGATGTAACACCTTCTTGTAGCAACTGATCTTCAAGTGCCAGTAACATTTCCGCTTCCCCATCCATCACATCAATGCCATACCCGCCATGAATATGAATATCAATCATTCCTGGAATGATGATACGACCTGCTGCATCATACACTATTTCATCGCCAGAAGCTTTGTAATTCTTCATACTACCTACTTCTTCTATCACGTTGTTATATCGAATATATCCTTCTTCAATTACTTCATAACCGGTATAAATTTTAGCTCGGATAATAACTTTTCGTTTCATACAAAATCCTCCTCTTATTGGATTGGACTTTTATTCTCATACTAGACATTTAGTTGTCTATACATTTAGAAGTATACCTGATATCTTTAAATTTGAAAAGAAAAAATGAAGAAAACAAGTCTATCTTCTCATTCTCTTCATTTTAAAAGTGGCAAAGGAGTTTTTTCATTAATAATGATGCTACTTCCATCCGTTTGGAATTCTATATCTCCTGACGCAGTCGAATAAACTTGCATACCATATTTACGTAGCCTCTTCATCACACTTTGATGGGGATGACCATATGGATTTCCCTTTCCGTAAGACAACACAACAAATTGAGGATTAGCATTTGTAAGCAAACGCGCACTCGATGACGTATAAGAGCCGTGATGACCAATTTTTAACACATCTGCATGCACACTATATCGGTCCATAATTCTTTTCTCAGTCGCAACATCTGCATCTCCCATTAAAAGAAAATCTGCTTTATTATAACGAAGTTGAAGAACAATGGAAGATTCATTATTAGCATCTTTTTTCTTGCCGTCATTTAATATACGAATGGATACATTAGGATCTAATGGCAGGAACTGCCCTTCTTTCGCTGCAAGAAATGGAATTTTACGCTCCTTGACACTTCTTATATACATCCGGTATGTTAACGAGTAATAATGCTTACCGCTATCTAGTATCATTGTGACAGGTATCTGCTGAATCACTTGTATTAACCCACCAATATGATCCATATCCGGATGTGTGCTGATTACTAAGTCTAATTTTTTAATTTTTTTCTCAATTAACTTATGAATAACAGCTTCCCCAGCTTCATGGGGACCTCCATCAATTAATATATGCTTGCCGTTTGGAAGAGAGAGTAGCGCCGAGTCTCCTTGTCCAACCTTTAAAAAGGTAACCGTAAGAGGCGTACGTTGCAATTCACGAGCAATTCCCATTACCGGCATAGAGGGAGAATAACCGGCATAAGATACACCGGATAAGCAAAAGCAAATAATAAATATTATGCAATGGGAGATCCGTATCAACTTTAATCGGCCACCTCCTTTTTCATATTGTTTCCCAATCAAAAATCACTATACAATTCATAGACAATATACAGTGTATTATGGGGCTTCATCACATGAAGATGAACAATACAAAAGGACGTCATTTTACATTTTTCTATTGATATACTCGGCCACTCCCTCCAGCATTTTCTCTCTAAAAAAACCAGGTCCTAGTCAAGGGAAACCTGGTTCAATGAATCAAAAAACAAATCAGCTTCTTCTAATTCCTCTGTTTCCTTTGGTAACGGAGGCAACTCTTTTAAAGATTGTAAACCAAATGCATCTAAAAATTCTTTTGTTGTGCCATATAAAATGGGCCTACCTGTTCCTTCTGCACGCCCCATTTCTTTAATAAGTAATCTCGCCATCAATGTTTGCAATGCTTTATCTGTTTTGACACCACGAATATCCTCAATTTCCGTTCTCGTGATGGGTTGCCGATATGCAATAATCGCAAGTGTTTCTAATGCAGCCTGCGATAAACTGGAAGACGTTGGTGATTCAATTAACTTTTTATAATAAAGAGCATGCTCTTTTTTCGTAATTAAACGATATGCTCCTCCATGCTCAACCAGCCTAAAACCACGGTCTGGCTGTTCATATGTTTCTCGTAGCTCTTCTATAATAGAAGAAGCTTCTTCCATTGAAAGGCCAAGCACATACATAAAACGCGACATTTCAATTCCTTCTTCACCGGCCGCAAATAATAATCCCTCTGCAACCGCTTTTTGCTCGATATAACTCAAAATCATAGCTCCTTCCATTCTCGCTTATCCGTAAATGGCCCCTGCCGTATCTTTTTGCTGGCATTCTGAACTCAATCACACTCTTTTATAACATTGAAGCATGTTGCGACTTCATAACATAAATATTCTCGAAATTATGCTCCTGCTCAATAGTAATCAGCTTCTTCTTCATCAGCTCCAAAATAGCTAGAAAACTTGTTACCAGTATTTCACGTTCATCTGTTTCGAATAATTCATCAAATCGCTTTTTACTTGT belongs to Ectobacillus sp. JY-23 and includes:
- a CDS encoding ComEC/Rec2 family competence protein, which gives rise to MPVMGIARELQRTPLTVTFLKVGQGDSALLSLPNGKHILIDGGPHEAGEAVIHKLIEKKIKKLDLVISTHPDMDHIGGLIQVIQQIPVTMILDSGKHYYSLTYRMYIRSVKERKIPFLAAKEGQFLPLDPNVSIRILNDGKKKDANNESSIVLQLRYNKADFLLMGDADVATEKRIMDRYSVHADVLKIGHHGSYTSSSARLLTNANPQFVVLSYGKGNPYGHPHQSVMKRLRKYGMQVYSTASGDIEFQTDGSSIIINEKTPLPLLK
- the scpB gene encoding SMC-Scp complex subunit ScpB, with the protein product MSYIEQKAVAEGLLFAAGEEGIEMSRFMYVLGLSMEEASSIIEELRETYEQPDRGFRLVEHGGAYRLITKKEHALYYKKLIESPTSSSLSQAALETLAIIAYRQPITRTEIEDIRGVKTDKALQTLMARLLIKEMGRAEGTGRPILYGTTKEFLDAFGLQSLKELPPLPKETEELEEADLFFDSLNQVSLD